CGCGAGCCTGCTCGTCACGGCCACGCtcttgctcgccgccgcctgcgggcTCTTCTCGCCGCCCTACCCCGGCGGCGACGCGCCGGCCCTGTTCGACGTCGTCTCCCTCGCCGACtgggacgacggcgacggcgcccgcCCCGTCGAGGCCGGGATCAGGGACCGACTGCtgggcggcgtcgccgccgccgccaccgccgatgacGAGAACCCCGACGACGCCGCCGTCAACTCGAACGACTCCGACGCGGAGCCGCCGCGGATCGCGTACCTCTTCGAGGGCACCAAGGGGGGCGGCCTGCGGATGCGGCGGACGCTGCGGGCCATCTACCACCCGCGCAACCAGTACATCCTGCGCCTCGAcctggaggcgccgccgcgggagcgcaTCGACCTCGCCATGTACGTCAAGGGCGACCCCATGTTCAGCCAGGTCGGGAACGTCTGGGTCATCGCCAAGGGCAACCTCGTC
This sequence is a window from Panicum virgatum strain AP13 chromosome 7K, P.virgatum_v5, whole genome shotgun sequence. Protein-coding genes within it:
- the LOC120640368 gene encoding beta-glucuronosyltransferase GlcAT14B-like, which produces MRKNWELSSGPARTFGDRRWLLPLLASLLVTATLLLAAACGLFSPPYPGGDAPALFDVVSLADWDDGDGARPVEAGIRDRLLGGVAAAATADDENPDDAAVNSNDSDAEPPRIAYLFEGTKGGGLRMRRTLRAIYHPRNQYILRLDLEAPPRERIDLAMYVKGDPMFSQVGNVWVIAKGNLVTYKGPTMVACTLHAVAILLKEGLDWDWFIDLSGCREGAGSGGRR